A region from the Buteo buteo chromosome 19, bButBut1.hap1.1, whole genome shotgun sequence genome encodes:
- the CENPM gene encoding centromere protein M isoform X1 yields MAVLQPYDKLPALSSAVLLLVGSDGGLQQRLAEALLREKKNFKINIHLATSLPLPPERDHLRPRIDLVAFMIDIKSKYSLKNVEASLAYVDDSFFLGKVCFLVTGVGRVNYCSVEMNAIRNLGEVYCSPVLFCELEVEGSQVATAQRLLRMLEICAGHVPGVSALSFSSLMRNCADD; encoded by the exons ATGGCGGTGTTGCAGCCCTACGACAAGCTCCCGGCGCTCAGCTCCGCCGTCCTCCTG CTGGTGGGCTCGGACGGTGGGCTGCAGCAGCGGCTGGCGGAGGCGCTCCTGCGGGAGAAGAAGAACTTCAAGATCAACAT TCACCTTGCTACATCCCTCCCCTTACCTCCAGAGAGGGATCACCTTCGGCCCAGGATAGATCTGGTTGCGTTTATGATTGACATCAAGAGCAAATACAG CTTGAAGAATGTTGAAGCTTCCCTAGCGTATGTGGATGACAGCTTCTTCCTGGGGAAAGTATGCTTTCTTGTCACTGGGG TTGGCAGGGTGAATTACTGCAGTGTAGAGATGAATGCCATCCGGAACCTGGGAGAAGTCTACTGCAGCCCTGTGCTATTCTGTGAGCTGGAG GTGGAAGGGTCACAAGTTGCCACTGCTCAGCGACTTCTCCGGATGTTAGAGATCTGTGCTGGTCACGTACCAGGAGTTTCTGCCTTGTCCTTTAGCTCACTGATGAGAAACTGTGCTGATGACTAG
- the CENPM gene encoding centromere protein M isoform X2, translating to MAVLQPYDKLPALSSAVLLLVGSDGGLQQRLAEALLREKKNFKINIHLATSLPLPPERDHLRPRIDLVAFMIDIKSKYSLKNVEASLAYVDDSFFLGKVCFLVTGALRNWRDQTVLLSVGTVVLCP from the exons ATGGCGGTGTTGCAGCCCTACGACAAGCTCCCGGCGCTCAGCTCCGCCGTCCTCCTG CTGGTGGGCTCGGACGGTGGGCTGCAGCAGCGGCTGGCGGAGGCGCTCCTGCGGGAGAAGAAGAACTTCAAGATCAACAT TCACCTTGCTACATCCCTCCCCTTACCTCCAGAGAGGGATCACCTTCGGCCCAGGATAGATCTGGTTGCGTTTATGATTGACATCAAGAGCAAATACAG CTTGAAGAATGTTGAAGCTTCCCTAGCGTATGTGGATGACAGCTTCTTCCTGGGGAAAGTATGCTTTCTTGTCACTGGGG CTCTGAGGAACTGGAGGGACCAGACTGTACTGCTCAGTGTTGGAACAGTGGTGCTGTGTCCCTGA